In the genome of Synergistaceae bacterium, one region contains:
- the ileS gene encoding isoleucine--tRNA ligase, whose product MDSKDYKDTLNLPVTNFPMRANLSKREPGFLEFWHSHDIYHKALNARKNSHESFQLHDGPPYANGDIHIGTAFNKVLKDFIIKAKTMTGRYTPYVPGWDTHGLPIELRALKDGGLSKLGTGIDPVELRKKCKETALHYLDVQREEFKRLGVLGEWEHPYITLDPAFEHLELHAFADMVSKDLIYRGLKPVYWCTDCQTALAAGEIEYWDEESPSVYVAYPMPKISQKFPELANKDVYIVIWTTTPWTLPSSAAVAVHPRYDYGFYEVDGKIYILADGLKDSVSKATGLNLGDAIKLVKGSELENLKPLHPFYEHELLVVLADYVELETGTGCVHTSPGHGVEDYETGVRYGLRIFSSVNHSGHFEQELPIVGGMNLSDGGNKAIELIKAKGRLLGLGKIMHSYPHCWRCKKPVIFRATDQWFINVSKFKDEALNIIDHKVKWIPEWGHDRIYNMVSSRSDWCISRQRVWGVPVPAMHCKDCGAFTLTADRIRILAEKVKDSPDGTSIWWRESLQNLFGDLAKCDKCGSHNVEKDSNILDVWFDSGVSHMSVLNERFGLKWPCDMYLEGSDQHRGWFQSSLLTATAIKGQAPYKEVLTHGFTLDGEGRKMSKSLGNTVAPKEVCDEFGADILRLWVASTDYRNDVRISKPILKSLSETYRRIRNTARFLLGNLHDFTPGKNSLKYENLLSMDKWILDRLHRIIKRVREAFEDYEFHVPVSLIHSFCVNELSAFYLDISKDRLYVEEVDSLTRRSAQTAMWEILSCLTRMLAPLISFTAEEIWQEMRGIDSTLPESIFLSDFPEQDKSRLNDELNNLWDDAVKFKSAISRMLETMRADKTIGTSLEAAVQVKENDSLKKLADSFTPEELADIAIVSKFEWVKDLTLPRVFNDSETGLEIAGGFTTGSKCPRCWKYSDNVNENGLCERCAHVMHEA is encoded by the coding sequence ATGGACAGTAAAGACTATAAAGATACTCTAAATTTACCCGTTACTAATTTTCCAATGCGGGCGAATTTATCAAAACGTGAGCCGGGATTTCTTGAATTCTGGCACTCACACGACATCTATCACAAGGCACTCAACGCACGAAAAAATTCACATGAAAGTTTTCAGCTTCACGACGGCCCCCCCTATGCAAATGGAGATATTCATATCGGGACAGCGTTTAATAAAGTTCTGAAGGATTTTATCATCAAAGCAAAGACTATGACAGGGCGTTATACTCCATATGTGCCGGGCTGGGACACTCACGGACTGCCGATTGAATTACGCGCATTGAAGGACGGCGGACTCTCGAAATTAGGAACTGGAATCGATCCCGTTGAGTTACGCAAAAAATGTAAAGAGACAGCATTACACTATTTAGACGTTCAGCGCGAAGAGTTCAAGAGACTCGGAGTCTTAGGTGAATGGGAACATCCTTATATAACGCTTGATCCGGCATTTGAGCATTTAGAGTTACACGCATTTGCTGACATGGTAAGCAAGGATTTAATTTATCGCGGATTAAAGCCTGTCTACTGGTGCACGGATTGCCAGACAGCACTGGCCGCCGGAGAAATTGAATACTGGGACGAGGAGTCGCCCTCCGTTTATGTCGCTTATCCCATGCCTAAAATCTCGCAGAAATTCCCGGAACTCGCAAATAAAGATGTCTATATTGTAATTTGGACAACTACCCCCTGGACTCTGCCTTCAAGTGCTGCCGTCGCTGTTCACCCGCGTTATGATTATGGATTTTATGAAGTTGACGGCAAAATTTATATACTTGCTGACGGCCTAAAAGATTCAGTCAGTAAAGCAACAGGCTTGAATCTCGGTGATGCAATAAAACTTGTTAAAGGCTCTGAACTTGAAAATTTAAAGCCTCTTCACCCGTTTTATGAGCATGAATTATTAGTAGTCTTAGCTGATTATGTAGAACTTGAGACGGGAACAGGCTGCGTTCATACTTCTCCCGGTCATGGTGTTGAAGACTATGAGACTGGCGTGCGTTATGGCTTGAGAATATTCAGCTCCGTGAATCATTCCGGACATTTTGAGCAGGAATTACCCATTGTAGGAGGCATGAATTTATCAGACGGCGGCAATAAAGCTATTGAGTTAATCAAAGCTAAGGGCCGTTTACTGGGACTCGGCAAAATCATGCATAGTTACCCTCATTGCTGGCGATGCAAGAAACCCGTTATATTTCGAGCTACAGATCAATGGTTTATTAACGTCTCTAAATTCAAAGATGAGGCCTTAAACATAATTGATCATAAAGTAAAATGGATTCCTGAATGGGGACATGACAGAATTTATAACATGGTAAGTTCCCGCTCAGACTGGTGCATATCCCGCCAAAGAGTCTGGGGTGTTCCCGTTCCTGCTATGCATTGTAAGGACTGCGGAGCTTTTACTCTTACAGCTGACAGAATTAGAATCCTCGCTGAAAAAGTTAAAGACTCACCCGATGGGACTTCTATATGGTGGCGCGAGAGTTTACAAAATTTATTCGGTGATCTTGCAAAGTGCGACAAATGCGGCTCTCATAACGTCGAGAAGGACAGCAACATTTTAGATGTCTGGTTTGACTCCGGAGTCTCTCACATGTCAGTCTTAAATGAAAGATTCGGGCTCAAATGGCCGTGTGATATGTACTTAGAAGGCAGTGATCAGCATAGAGGCTGGTTCCAGTCTTCACTATTAACAGCTACGGCAATAAAGGGTCAAGCTCCATATAAAGAAGTCTTGACTCACGGGTTTACTCTTGACGGAGAAGGCCGGAAAATGTCAAAATCTCTCGGAAATACTGTAGCACCTAAGGAAGTTTGCGACGAGTTCGGCGCGGATATTTTGAGACTCTGGGTTGCGTCTACTGATTATAGAAACGATGTTAGAATCTCAAAGCCGATATTAAAATCTTTGTCTGAGACTTACAGGCGAATCAGAAACACAGCAAGATTCTTACTTGGAAATTTGCACGATTTCACGCCCGGAAAAAATTCGCTTAAATACGAGAATTTATTATCAATGGATAAATGGATTCTTGACAGACTTCACAGAATTATTAAGCGGGTCCGTGAAGCATTCGAAGATTACGAGTTCCATGTGCCTGTCTCGTTAATTCATTCCTTCTGCGTTAATGAGTTGAGCGCGTTTTATTTGGACATCAGCAAAGATAGATTATACGTTGAAGAAGTTGACTCGCTTACTAGACGGAGCGCACAGACTGCAATGTGGGAGATTTTATCATGTTTAACACGAATGCTCGCACCGTTGATTAGTTTCACAGCTGAAGAAATTTGGCAGGAAATGAGAGGAATCGACTCGACTCTTCCTGAAAGCATATTTTTATCGGACTTCCCTGAGCAGGATAAATCACGACTCAATGACGAGCTTAATAATTTATGGGATGACGCGGTGAAATTCAAGAGTGCAATTAGTAGAATGCTTGAGACCATGAGAGCCGACAAGACAATCGGGACATCGTTAGAAGCTGCCGTACAAGTCAAGGAAAATGACTCGCTCAAAAAATTAGCTGACTCGTTTACTCCTGAAGAATTAGCGGATATTGCTATAGTCTCAAAATTTGAATGGGTCAAAGATTTAACGCTGCCTAGAGTATTTAATGACTCTGAAACGGGATTAGAGATTGCCGGAGGATTCACAACCGGGAGCAAATGCCCGCGCTGCTGGAAATA